From the Manihot esculenta cultivar AM560-2 chromosome 3, M.esculenta_v8, whole genome shotgun sequence genome, one window contains:
- the LOC110610510 gene encoding ribonucleoside-diphosphate reductase small chain A, whose protein sequence is MGSLRNGTETERCGEDEEGEEPILKEQNQRFCMFPIRYKQLWEMYKKAEASFWTAEEVDLSQDVQQWETLSISEKHFISHVLAFFAASDGIVLENLAARFLSDVQIPEARAFYGFQIAMENIHSEMYSLLLETYIKDSREKHRLFNAIETIPCVARKAKWALDWIHSSSLFAERLVAFSCVEGIFFSGSFCSIFWLKKRGLMPGLTFSNELISRDEGLHCDFACLLYSLLQKKLEKQKVEQIVAEAVEIETEFVCNALPCALIGMNSTLMSQYIKFVADRLLVALGCQRKYNVENPFDWMEFISLQGKANFFERRVGDYQKASVMSSLQDGGKNFVFKMDEDF, encoded by the exons ATGGGTTCTTTAAGAAATGGAACAGAGACGGAAAGATGCGGAGAAGACGAAGAAGGAGAGGAGCCAATACTAAAGGAACAGAACCAGAGATTTTGTATGTTTCCCATCAGATATAAGCAACTTTGGGAGATGTACAAGAAGGCTGAGGCCAGTTTTTGGACAG CTGAGGAGGTTGATCTTTCCCAGGATGTGCAGCAGTGGGAAACTCTGTCTATTTCAGAGAAACACTTTATAAGCCATGTATTGGCATTTTTTGCTGCATCTGATGGGATTGTTTTGGAGAACCTAGCAGCAAGATTTCTGAGTGATGTTCAAATTCCAGAG GCCCGAGCATTCTATGGATTTCAAATTGCAATGGAGAATATTCATTCTG AGATGTACAGCTTGCTTCTAGAGACGTACATCAAGGATTCAAGGGAGAAACATAGGTTGTTTAATGCTATTGAAACAATTCCTTGTGTGGCTAGGAAGGCAAAATGGGCATTGGACTGGATTCACAG TTCCTCATTGTTTGCAGAGAGACTTGTTGCTTTTTCTTGTGTTGAAGGAATCTTTTTCTCAGGAAG CTTCTGTTCCATTTTCTGGCTTAAGAAAAGGGGCTTGATGCCAGGTTTGACATTCTCAAATGAGCTAATTTCCAGAGATGAAGGCCTGCATTGTGACTTTGCTTGCCTTCTATACAG TTTGTTGCAGAAGAAACTTGAAAAGCAAAAGGTTGAGCAAATTGTTGCTGAAGCAGTGGAAATTGAAACTGAGTTTGTGTGCAATGCCCTCCCTTGTGCACTGATAGGCATGAACTCGACACTTATGAGCCAGTACATAAAGTTTGTTGCTGATCGTCTTTTG GTTGCTTTAGGTTGTCAGAGGAAGTACAACGTGGAAAATCCCTTTGATTGGATGGAATTTATATCTTTGCA AGGGAAAGCAAATTTTTTCGAGAGAAGGGTAGGAGATTATCAGAAGGCATCTGTTATGTCGAGCCTTCAAGATGGTGGAAAGAACTTCGTCTTTAAAATGGATGAAGACTTTTAG